The uncultured Hyphomonas sp. genome includes a region encoding these proteins:
- a CDS encoding beta/gamma crystallin-related protein, whose translation MMTRFFRLLAVLATPIAMAGGALAQTEPNDYGAGQDDGPPTLILYSGANYSGEVREIYDPIHALPNLHFNDRARSIAVLSGQWEVCQHSDFTGRCVFLRYDVPDLAWYGLAGEISSVRPVYEYTDAEHGLMFVRDENGNIRYVDDERYGHDTYSYGYGASTSIQVYHYGHSPDYRRYGYYHPRLGYDPYGFGWYGYSQPYYSSTHYRRERPPLRGHYGARGAAATLYVDSHDRGASLGVNRGIRDLSRYRFNDNVSSIQIRSGKWEVCEHANFQGRCQIVDASVDRLNGLRLNDNISSIRPVGSTGHDRWDRHERDGRRGDRTGGDRDRRDAPQAGFNPGSEDAARRQPPKPGRLPPGIRNMQSQAAAAQPAAPPPREITPQPVRRPGDRVMDRRVDPALSGGRETRRDDRIQRRVRELREPDLARPALGRGDRSRAATPERRATPRAVTPRTPEVRSTPVRPAPTRVEPGRDTRPPGMRRIERPVTRAPEVRAPAMRQPVRTPQAAPPPRVSRPVQVAPQPASPPPRAAPKRDTRPPGMRRKGSNKE comes from the coding sequence ATGATGACAAGATTCTTCCGCCTTCTGGCAGTGCTCGCCACCCCGATTGCGATGGCTGGCGGCGCGCTTGCCCAGACAGAGCCCAATGATTACGGCGCCGGACAGGATGACGGCCCGCCCACGCTGATCCTCTATAGCGGTGCGAACTATTCCGGCGAGGTCCGCGAGATCTACGATCCGATCCATGCGCTGCCGAACCTGCACTTCAACGACCGTGCGCGCTCCATCGCCGTGCTGTCAGGCCAGTGGGAAGTCTGCCAGCACAGTGACTTTACCGGCCGCTGCGTTTTCCTGCGCTATGACGTGCCGGACCTTGCCTGGTATGGCCTCGCCGGGGAGATCTCATCGGTGCGTCCTGTATATGAATATACAGATGCCGAGCATGGCCTGATGTTCGTGCGCGATGAGAATGGCAATATCCGCTATGTGGATGACGAGCGGTATGGCCACGACACCTACAGCTATGGCTATGGCGCCTCGACCTCGATCCAGGTCTATCATTATGGCCATTCGCCGGATTACCGGCGCTACGGCTATTACCATCCGCGCCTCGGTTACGACCCCTATGGGTTCGGCTGGTATGGCTATTCCCAGCCTTATTATTCCTCGACGCATTACCGGCGCGAGCGCCCGCCATTGCGTGGGCATTATGGCGCGCGAGGGGCGGCGGCGACACTCTATGTCGACTCTCATGACCGCGGCGCCTCGCTGGGCGTCAATCGCGGCATTCGAGACCTCAGCCGCTACCGGTTCAATGACAATGTCTCGTCGATCCAGATTCGCTCCGGCAAATGGGAAGTGTGTGAGCACGCGAATTTCCAGGGCCGCTGCCAGATCGTCGATGCGTCGGTCGACCGGCTGAACGGCCTGCGCCTCAACGACAACATTTCCTCGATCCGCCCTGTCGGCAGTACGGGCCATGACCGGTGGGACCGCCACGAACGCGACGGCCGCCGGGGCGACCGCACAGGTGGAGACCGGGATCGCCGGGATGCGCCGCAGGCTGGCTTCAATCCCGGCAGCGAAGATGCGGCCCGCCGCCAGCCGCCGAAGCCGGGCCGATTGCCGCCGGGCATTCGCAACATGCAATCTCAAGCCGCTGCTGCACAACCGGCCGCGCCGCCACCACGTGAAATCACGCCCCAACCCGTCCGCCGGCCGGGGGACCGCGTGATGGACCGCCGCGTCGATCCGGCCCTTTCGGGCGGTCGTGAGACCCGCAGGGACGATCGGATCCAGCGCCGTGTCCGCGAACTCAGGGAGCCGGACTTGGCTCGTCCGGCGTTGGGCCGTGGAGACCGTTCGCGCGCGGCCACGCCGGAGCGCCGCGCAACGCCGCGCGCCGTCACGCCCCGCACGCCTGAAGTCCGGTCGACTCCTGTCCGCCCGGCACCGACGCGAGTGGAGCCGGGGCGCGACACGCGGCCGCCCGGGATGCGCCGTATCGAACGGCCTGTCACGCGAGCGCCGGAAGTGCGCGCCCCTGCGATGCGCCAGCCTGTGAGGACACCGCAGGCCGCCCCGCCGCCACGCGTTTCGAGACCTGTCCAGGTTGCGCCCCAACCGGCCAGTCCGCCGCCGCGTGCAGCGCCCAAGCGGGATACCCGCCCGCCGGGTATGCGCAGGAAGGGCAGTAACAAGGAGTGA
- a CDS encoding glycosyltransferase family 2 protein: MAATPALSVIIPFFNEAGNVHPVIDEVHEQLTGIPFEVICVNDQSDDATGTELAEAKDKHPDTVFVFSHIQRRGKSAALFTALKAVRGEWVQLLDGDGQNDPGDTARLWKAIIAPGAPGRLGIIAGKRNSRNDSGFKWVQSRVANGVRRFVLQDDATDTGCGWKLIRTAAFRDLPYFASMHRFLPALVKRAGWDVREELVNDRRRLAGESKYGFLGRLGAGIFDLIGMFWLVRRGGYGIAAEWNDPRAGKPQDEG, encoded by the coding sequence ATGGCTGCGACCCCCGCTCTTTCCGTGATCATCCCTTTCTTCAATGAAGCGGGGAACGTGCACCCGGTGATCGACGAGGTGCATGAGCAGCTGACCGGTATTCCGTTCGAGGTCATTTGCGTGAACGACCAGTCGGACGATGCCACCGGCACCGAACTGGCTGAGGCGAAGGACAAACACCCGGATACGGTTTTTGTATTCAGCCATATCCAGCGCCGCGGGAAATCCGCCGCGCTCTTCACCGCCCTCAAAGCAGTACGGGGTGAATGGGTCCAACTTCTGGATGGAGATGGGCAGAACGACCCCGGCGACACGGCCCGCCTGTGGAAGGCGATCATCGCCCCGGGCGCACCCGGGCGCCTCGGCATCATCGCGGGCAAGCGCAACAGCCGGAACGATTCCGGCTTCAAATGGGTCCAGTCACGCGTCGCCAATGGTGTGCGCCGCTTCGTCCTGCAGGACGATGCCACAGATACGGGGTGCGGCTGGAAGCTGATCCGCACGGCCGCCTTCCGGGACCTGCCCTATTTTGCCTCCATGCACCGCTTCCTGCCAGCGCTGGTCAAGCGGGCAGGCTGGGATGTGCGCGAAGAACTGGTGAACGACCGGCGGCGGCTGGCGGGAGAGTCGAAATACGGCTTCCTCGGGCGCCTCGGCGCCGGGATCTTCGACCTCATCGGCATGTTCTGGCTGGTCCGCCGCGGCGGCTATGGCATCGCTGCCGAATGGAACGACCCCCGCGCAGGCAAGCCTCAGGACGAAGGCTGA
- a CDS encoding DUF6614 family protein produces MDIYHIWFDLKPGTDERAFAKALPDFLNRMQADGRIEAWRMMRCKLGLRPDAIREFHIMIETRDLAQLDEAFRAAAAREGEVDELHFTANAMVTNVKFGLFRDWPDRG; encoded by the coding sequence ATGGATATCTATCACATCTGGTTCGACCTGAAGCCGGGCACCGACGAGCGGGCCTTTGCCAAAGCCCTGCCGGATTTCCTCAACCGGATGCAAGCCGATGGCCGGATCGAGGCCTGGCGCATGATGCGCTGCAAGCTGGGCCTGCGTCCCGATGCGATCCGCGAGTTTCACATCATGATCGAGACGCGCGACCTCGCCCAGCTGGACGAGGCCTTCCGCGCGGCGGCCGCCCGGGAAGGGGAGGTGGACGAACTGCACTTCACCGCCAATGCGATGGTGACGAACGTCAAGTTCGGCCTGTTCCGCGACTGGCCGGATAGGGGGTGA
- a CDS encoding DUF6680 family protein → MTAADIVSVSAILLSPLIALRTSSWLEARKEVRLRKLGIYRTLMATRAQNLSHPHIEALNSIDLEFRAKNGKEKAVRDAWKLYLDHLNDRNYPAESWGVRRQELAVELLYVMGKAVGYDFDKVHIGKGIYSPMAHGRIEADQEAIRAGLRNILEKKSSIQVQVIGPDSNIQPDTD, encoded by the coding sequence ATGACCGCAGCCGATATTGTATCAGTATCAGCGATATTACTGAGCCCGCTGATTGCACTACGAACCTCTAGTTGGCTGGAAGCTAGAAAAGAAGTGCGACTGCGGAAGCTTGGGATTTACCGCACGCTGATGGCAACCCGAGCTCAGAATCTGTCTCATCCACACATCGAAGCGCTGAATTCGATAGACTTGGAATTTCGTGCAAAAAACGGAAAAGAGAAAGCCGTACGTGATGCGTGGAAGTTATATCTCGATCATCTAAATGATCGAAACTATCCAGCGGAATCATGGGGCGTTCGAAGGCAAGAACTCGCCGTCGAGCTTTTATATGTGATGGGAAAAGCCGTCGGATACGATTTTGACAAAGTACACATCGGCAAAGGTATCTATTCACCGATGGCTCACGGAAGGATTGAGGCTGACCAAGAAGCAATACGCGCAGGGTTGCGGAATATCTTGGAAAAAAAGAGTTCAATTCAAGTTCAAGTTATCGGACCAGATTCAAACATCCAACCCGATACAGACTAG
- a CDS encoding TMEM165/GDT1 family protein, with translation MSLDSNKARHGDLTRMEALFTSTAVVTLAEIGDKTQLLAILLATRFRAPLPIILGILVATLANHFLAALLGSSVANLLDGDWFRYLIAASFVAMAAWTLIPDEIDDLEDKPARFGAFVTTLVAFFLVEMGDKTQVATIALGARFDNLIMVTLGTTLGMMLANVPAVFLGHELIERVPLNIVRYIAAALFLIIGVWLALQTAGLI, from the coding sequence ATGTCGTTGGACTCGAACAAGGCCCGGCACGGAGACCTGACACGCATGGAAGCCCTTTTCACCTCCACCGCCGTGGTTACGCTCGCCGAAATCGGCGACAAAACACAACTGCTCGCCATTCTTCTGGCAACCCGTTTCCGCGCGCCCCTGCCGATCATCCTCGGCATTCTTGTGGCGACGCTGGCCAACCATTTTCTTGCCGCCCTTCTGGGATCCAGCGTGGCCAACCTGCTGGACGGGGACTGGTTCCGCTACCTGATCGCGGCCTCGTTTGTGGCCATGGCCGCCTGGACGCTTATCCCCGACGAGATCGACGACCTGGAAGACAAGCCCGCCCGGTTCGGCGCCTTTGTCACGACGCTGGTCGCCTTCTTCCTGGTCGAGATGGGCGACAAGACGCAGGTTGCGACCATCGCGCTCGGCGCCCGGTTCGACAACCTCATCATGGTCACCCTGGGCACGACGCTGGGCATGATGCTGGCCAATGTCCCCGCCGTGTTCCTGGGGCATGAGCTGATCGAGCGCGTGCCGCTGAACATTGTCCGGTACATTGCCGCCGCCCTCTTCCTGATCATCGGCGTCTGGCTCGCCCTGCAGACAGCAGGCCTGATCTGA
- the trmD gene encoding tRNA (guanosine(37)-N1)-methyltransferase TrmD — protein MFETTFITLFPEAFPGPLGVSILERARKEGIWDWETIQLRDFGIGKHRNVDAPPTGGGAGMVLRPDVAAAALDSIVTTNKHLIYLSPRGKPFTQDMAHEFAASPGLVMFCGRFEGLDQRVIETHGLEEVSMGDFVLAGGEVAAMALTEAVVRLLPGVAGNADSLSEESFENGLLEHDQYTMPRQWGPYGTPDVLLSGDHKRIAEWRLNSAKALTKQRRPDLYAAYSETHDIQAPETGDEHY, from the coding sequence ATGTTCGAGACGACTTTCATAACACTGTTTCCCGAGGCCTTTCCGGGTCCGCTGGGCGTGTCCATTCTGGAACGCGCCCGCAAGGAAGGCATCTGGGACTGGGAAACCATCCAGCTGCGCGATTTCGGTATCGGCAAGCACCGCAATGTCGATGCGCCGCCGACCGGAGGCGGGGCCGGCATGGTGCTGCGCCCGGACGTGGCCGCCGCGGCGCTGGACAGCATCGTCACCACGAACAAGCATCTCATTTATCTCTCGCCGCGCGGGAAGCCGTTCACACAGGACATGGCGCATGAATTCGCAGCCAGTCCGGGTCTCGTCATGTTCTGTGGCCGGTTTGAAGGCCTCGACCAGCGCGTGATCGAAACCCATGGCCTGGAAGAGGTCTCGATGGGCGATTTCGTCCTCGCCGGCGGGGAAGTGGCGGCCATGGCGCTGACCGAGGCGGTTGTGCGCCTGCTGCCGGGCGTCGCGGGCAATGCGGACTCCTTAAGTGAGGAATCCTTCGAGAACGGCCTGCTGGAACATGACCAGTATACAATGCCAAGACAGTGGGGCCCGTACGGGACTCCGGACGTCTTGCTGTCGGGCGATCACAAACGCATCGCAGAATGGCGTTTGAACAGCGCAAAGGCGTTGACAAAACAACGCCGCCCCGATTTATACGCCGCTTACTCCGAAACCCACGATATCCAAGCGCCGGAGACAGGCGATGAACATTATTGA
- a CDS encoding LysR family transcriptional regulator, whose translation MEQLPLSWDHCRSFLGVWRTGSLSAAARASGLTQPTVARHITQLEDALGGGALFIRSPHGLSPTDLAGSLVPHALSMEASAAAMVRAASGVDGEIAGAVRLSASQIIGVEVLPAILARIGAEHPGIDFELVATNETSDLLRRDADIAVRMVRPVQGALVAQKAGDIQLAMYAHRDYLARRGHPEVIADLQDHAIVGFDQQTAGIQSLQNIGMPLKREMFAFRTDNDVAQLGAIRAGFGIGICQTNLARGNPDLVRLFPEEMSFNLETWITMHEDLRGNRRMRLVFDRLIADITAYTKASAGYH comes from the coding sequence GTGGAACAACTCCCCCTCTCCTGGGACCATTGCCGGTCTTTCCTCGGGGTCTGGCGCACGGGCAGCCTCTCGGCCGCCGCCCGGGCCAGTGGCCTGACCCAGCCGACCGTCGCCCGCCACATCACCCAGCTCGAAGACGCGCTCGGTGGCGGCGCGCTGTTCATCCGCTCCCCGCATGGCCTTTCCCCGACCGATCTTGCCGGCTCGCTCGTGCCGCATGCCCTCTCCATGGAGGCCTCTGCGGCTGCGATGGTCCGGGCCGCCTCCGGGGTGGACGGGGAAATCGCGGGCGCCGTGCGTCTCAGTGCCAGCCAGATCATCGGCGTGGAAGTCCTGCCAGCCATCCTCGCCCGCATCGGCGCGGAGCATCCGGGCATCGACTTCGAACTCGTCGCGACAAATGAGACGTCAGACCTTTTGCGCCGCGACGCCGACATCGCGGTGCGCATGGTACGTCCGGTGCAAGGCGCGCTGGTGGCGCAAAAGGCCGGCGACATTCAGCTCGCCATGTATGCCCACAGGGACTATCTCGCCCGGCGCGGCCACCCGGAAGTGATCGCGGACCTGCAGGACCACGCCATTGTCGGCTTTGACCAGCAGACCGCCGGTATCCAGTCGCTGCAGAATATCGGCATGCCCCTGAAGCGGGAGATGTTCGCCTTCCGGACGGACAATGACGTCGCCCAGCTCGGCGCGATCCGCGCAGGCTTCGGCATCGGCATCTGCCAGACGAACCTCGCACGGGGAAACCCGGACCTCGTCCGCCTCTTCCCGGAAGAGATGAGCTTCAACCTCGAAACCTGGATTACAATGCATGAAGACCTGCGCGGCAATCGCCGCATGCGCCTCGTCTTCGATCGCCTGATTGCCGACATCACGGCTTATACAAAAGCCAGCGCCGGGTATCACTGA
- a CDS encoding NAD-dependent epimerase/dehydratase family protein: MTPSRTALVLGATGGAGYEIAEALHRRGWQIRALSRRPDYGRTLLPYADWLPGDAMLAGDVADAAINAHLIVHAVNPPGYRNWRGLALPMLDNTIAAAKATGSRIMFPGTVYNYGPDAFPLLKEADPQNPHTRKGAIRVEMEERLQQAAGQGVRVLIVRAGDFFGPHSTGNSWFSEGLVKPGKPVKSVTWPGRKGVGHAWAYLPDYGEAVARLVGKDAELSAFEAFHFEGHWFEDGREFADEIRRVAGTPDAPVRRFPWAVVQALSPFVRLFRELSEMKYLWDVPVQLDNRKLVQCLGEEPHTPLRAALFKTLEAMDCLPGTALSERGFNLRDC; the protein is encoded by the coding sequence ATGACCCCCTCACGCACAGCCCTTGTCCTCGGCGCCACGGGCGGGGCCGGGTATGAAATCGCCGAAGCCCTCCACCGCCGTGGCTGGCAGATCAGGGCGCTGAGCCGCCGGCCGGATTATGGCCGGACGCTGCTGCCTTATGCCGACTGGCTGCCGGGGGATGCGATGCTCGCCGGTGATGTGGCCGATGCCGCGATCAATGCCCACCTCATCGTTCATGCGGTGAACCCGCCGGGCTACCGCAACTGGCGCGGCCTCGCCCTGCCGATGCTGGACAACACAATCGCCGCGGCGAAGGCCACGGGTTCGCGGATCATGTTTCCGGGCACGGTCTATAATTACGGGCCGGATGCCTTCCCCCTCCTGAAAGAAGCCGACCCCCAGAACCCGCATACCCGCAAGGGCGCCATCCGGGTGGAGATGGAAGAGCGCCTGCAACAGGCTGCGGGGCAGGGCGTGCGCGTGCTGATCGTGCGAGCGGGTGATTTCTTCGGGCCGCACAGCACGGGAAACTCCTGGTTCTCCGAGGGGCTTGTGAAGCCAGGCAAGCCGGTGAAATCCGTCACCTGGCCTGGCCGTAAAGGCGTGGGCCATGCCTGGGCTTACTTGCCGGATTATGGCGAAGCCGTTGCCCGGCTCGTCGGCAAGGACGCTGAACTGTCCGCGTTCGAGGCGTTCCATTTCGAAGGCCACTGGTTCGAGGATGGACGGGAATTTGCCGACGAGATCCGCCGCGTGGCCGGGACGCCGGATGCACCGGTCCGTCGCTTTCCGTGGGCCGTCGTGCAGGCGCTGTCGCCCTTCGTGCGCCTGTTCCGGGAACTGTCGGAAATGAAATACCTCTGGGACGTTCCGGTGCAGCTCGACAATCGCAAACTGGTCCAATGCCTTGGCGAGGAACCGCACACGCCCCTGCGCGCGGCGCTGTTTAAGACACTGGAAGCGATGGACTGCCTGCCGGGCACGGCCCTGTCCGAAAGGGGATTCAACTTAAGGGATTGTTGA
- a CDS encoding response regulator has translation MTSGNGKIELLKGALNLLPNPVFIKNSDHVWVEVNEAFCRFVGYSREELIGRTDRHYFPEAQADIFWERDDRVLQSRSSAVNTEQHTNAAGDLRWMEVTKSCFEDTAGNAFIVGILTDVTEQKKHEKALEEARQTALTASRSKTEFLANMSHEIRTPMNGVIGMSQVLRRTSLDTEQAEIVDMIERSGEALLTVINDILDFSKIESGKLAMEAEPFSLSGVLDDVAALLGSGANEKGIELITDISRDVPDEVVGDAGRIRQILTNLVGNAIKFTTEGHVLVRIAGSGENGFAHLSITVDDTGIGIPQDKLETVFHQFEQADASTTRRFGGTGLGLSICRSLVEAMAGCIDATSTAGAGSTFRVELTLPIADDAPRLFLEPMERPDLRGIRALVIDDISLNCRISASQLALYGIRSDHETDPRQGLRRLAEAHNRRAPYDLLVLDYQMPDTDGLRVARMIRAKPAFNRLKIVVVSSVDSPDVKEAFLKAGANAFLLKPLRSGELGDAVSAVIGKVRPAPVKAPKPQRPVNAAPVRAGRILLAEDNEVNQQVMAGLLNGSGYELHFAANGQIAVDLFRQNAYALVLMDISMPVMDGLAATRVIRDFEASGGRAPTPVIAVTAHAMAEERQDFLSRGVDAVLTKPVDKAELLEVVREWTSHPARRVA, from the coding sequence ATGACAAGCGGCAACGGCAAAATTGAATTGCTGAAGGGGGCGCTGAACCTCCTGCCCAATCCCGTTTTTATCAAGAATTCCGACCATGTCTGGGTCGAGGTCAACGAGGCCTTCTGCCGGTTTGTCGGTTATTCGCGAGAAGAGCTGATCGGCCGGACAGACCGTCATTATTTTCCGGAAGCCCAGGCCGACATCTTCTGGGAGCGGGACGACCGCGTTCTGCAGTCACGCAGCAGCGCTGTGAACACGGAGCAGCACACCAATGCAGCCGGGGACCTGCGCTGGATGGAGGTGACGAAATCCTGCTTTGAGGATACCGCCGGGAACGCCTTCATCGTGGGTATCCTGACGGATGTGACGGAGCAGAAAAAGCACGAGAAAGCGCTGGAAGAGGCCCGGCAGACAGCGCTCACTGCGTCGAGGTCCAAAACGGAATTCCTGGCAAATATGAGCCATGAAATCCGTACACCCATGAATGGCGTGATCGGTATGTCGCAAGTGCTGCGGCGGACCTCTCTGGACACGGAGCAGGCGGAAATTGTCGATATGATCGAACGCTCCGGCGAGGCGCTGCTAACGGTCATCAACGATATTCTCGACTTCTCGAAGATCGAGTCCGGCAAACTGGCGATGGAGGCGGAACCGTTTTCGCTGTCCGGCGTGCTGGACGATGTCGCCGCCCTGCTGGGATCCGGCGCGAACGAGAAGGGGATCGAGCTGATCACCGATATCTCGCGCGACGTGCCGGATGAAGTGGTTGGCGATGCGGGCCGCATCCGCCAGATCCTGACAAATCTTGTCGGCAATGCGATCAAGTTCACGACCGAAGGCCATGTCCTGGTTCGTATCGCAGGATCGGGGGAGAATGGCTTCGCGCATCTCTCGATCACGGTCGACGATACGGGCATCGGCATTCCGCAAGACAAGCTGGAAACCGTTTTCCACCAGTTTGAGCAGGCAGATGCGTCCACCACGCGCCGCTTTGGCGGCACCGGCCTTGGCCTCTCGATCTGCCGCAGCCTGGTCGAGGCGATGGCGGGATGCATTGACGCGACCTCGACGGCTGGCGCCGGGTCCACGTTCCGGGTCGAGTTGACGTTGCCGATTGCCGATGACGCGCCGCGCCTCTTCCTGGAGCCGATGGAACGGCCGGACCTTCGCGGGATCCGCGCGCTGGTCATCGATGACATTTCCCTGAATTGCCGGATCTCGGCCAGCCAGCTGGCTCTCTACGGCATCCGGTCGGACCATGAGACGGACCCGCGGCAAGGCCTGCGCCGTCTCGCCGAGGCCCATAATCGCCGCGCGCCCTATGATCTGCTGGTGCTGGACTACCAGATGCCGGACACCGATGGCCTGCGGGTCGCCCGGATGATCCGGGCGAAACCGGCCTTCAACCGGTTGAAGATCGTTGTCGTCTCCTCGGTCGATTCCCCGGACGTCAAAGAGGCCTTCCTGAAGGCCGGGGCCAATGCGTTCCTGCTCAAGCCTCTGCGCAGCGGGGAGCTTGGAGACGCGGTCAGTGCTGTCATCGGCAAGGTCCGGCCTGCGCCGGTGAAGGCACCGAAGCCCCAGCGCCCGGTCAATGCTGCGCCGGTCCGGGCGGGCCGCATCCTGCTTGCGGAAGATAATGAGGTGAACCAGCAGGTGATGGCAGGCCTGCTCAATGGCTCCGGTTATGAACTGCATTTTGCGGCGAACGGGCAGATCGCGGTCGACCTGTTCCGCCAGAATGCCTACGCCCTTGTGCTCATGGACATTTCCATGCCGGTGATGGATGGCCTTGCCGCCACGCGGGTGATCCGCGATTTCGAAGCCTCCGGCGGCCGGGCGCCGACGCCGGTAATCGCCGTGACGGCCCACGCCATGGCCGAGGAACGGCAGGACTTTCTCTCCCGCGGGGTGGATGCGGTGCTGACCAAGCCGGTCGACAAGGCCGAATTGCTCGAAGTGGTGCGGGAATGGACCTCGCATCCGGCGCGCCGGGTCGCCTGA
- the leuC gene encoding 3-isopropylmalate dehydratase large subunit produces the protein MAGKTLYDKIWDAHLVHTDEASGESLLYIDLHLIHEVTTPQAFAGLKAAGRGVRRPDLTLATPDHNTPTENQAAGLAGVKDPEARNQLETLMRNVEEYKIEIFPMGDIRNGIVHVIGPEQGRTQPGMTIVCGDSHTSTHGAFGALAHGIGTSEVEHVLATQTLRARKMQNMAIEVTGKLNPGVTAKDLALHIIAKIGTAGGTGCVMEYRGEAIRDLTMEGRMTLCNLSIEGGARAGLVAPDEKTFAYIKGRPSAPKAGAWDVAESYWKTLYTDEGAVFDHVVEINAEDVEPTVTWGTSPEQGIPVSGIIPKPEDFTDPVKAAACERALAYMGLEGGAPIAGTPVQRVFIGSCTNSRIEDIRAAVEVARGNKVADGVRAMVVPGSGLVRAQAEEEGLDQILIEAGFEWREPGCSMCLGMNPDILSPGERCASTSNRNFEGRQGRGGRTHLMSPALAAKAAITGVIG, from the coding sequence ATGGCAGGCAAGACACTCTACGACAAGATCTGGGATGCGCATCTGGTGCACACCGATGAGGCGTCGGGAGAGAGCCTACTTTATATCGATCTGCACCTGATCCATGAGGTGACCACGCCGCAGGCCTTTGCCGGCCTGAAAGCGGCGGGCCGCGGCGTGCGCCGGCCGGACCTGACGCTCGCCACGCCGGACCACAACACGCCAACCGAGAACCAGGCCGCGGGCCTTGCCGGGGTCAAGGATCCGGAAGCGCGCAACCAGCTCGAAACGCTGATGCGCAATGTGGAAGAGTACAAGATCGAGATCTTCCCGATGGGCGATATCCGCAATGGTATTGTCCATGTGATCGGGCCGGAGCAGGGGCGTACCCAGCCGGGGATGACCATCGTCTGCGGTGACAGCCATACGTCCACGCACGGCGCATTCGGCGCGCTGGCGCACGGCATCGGCACGTCCGAAGTGGAGCATGTCCTGGCGACGCAAACGCTTCGTGCCCGGAAGATGCAGAACATGGCGATTGAGGTGACCGGCAAGCTGAATCCGGGCGTCACGGCCAAGGATCTCGCCCTGCACATCATTGCCAAGATCGGCACGGCCGGCGGCACGGGCTGCGTGATGGAATATCGCGGTGAAGCGATCCGGGACCTCACCATGGAAGGGCGCATGACACTGTGCAACCTGTCCATCGAGGGTGGCGCGCGTGCAGGCCTCGTCGCGCCGGACGAGAAGACATTCGCCTACATCAAGGGCCGTCCGTCTGCGCCGAAGGCCGGGGCATGGGATGTGGCCGAAAGCTACTGGAAGACGCTCTACACGGATGAAGGCGCCGTGTTCGACCATGTCGTCGAAATCAATGCCGAAGACGTGGAACCGACCGTGACCTGGGGCACCAGCCCGGAGCAGGGCATCCCGGTCTCCGGCATTATTCCGAAGCCGGAAGACTTTACCGATCCGGTGAAAGCCGCCGCCTGCGAGCGGGCACTGGCCTATATGGGCCTCGAGGGCGGCGCGCCGATTGCCGGCACGCCGGTCCAGCGCGTGTTTATCGGCTCCTGCACCAACAGCCGGATCGAAGACATCCGCGCCGCCGTGGAAGTCGCGCGCGGGAACAAGGTGGCCGACGGTGTGCGTGCCATGGTCGTGCCGGGCTCCGGCCTCGTCCGGGCGCAGGCGGAAGAAGAAGGGCTCGACCAGATCCTGATCGAAGCCGGCTTTGAATGGCGCGAGCCGGGCTGCTCCATGTGCCTCGGCATGAACCCAGACATTCTGTCACCGGGCGAACGCTGCGCCTCCACATCGAACCGGAACTTCGAAGGCCGTCAGGGCCGCGGCGGCCGCACCCATCTGATGAGCCCGGCCCTCGCCGCGAAAGCCGCCATCACGGGTGTGATCGGCTAG
- a CDS encoding DUF2834 domain-containing protein, which yields MKPAVLVYALLAIAGAALPLSQFLPWFMEHGLDVPRFIADLFATRIGGFFGWDVIVSAVVLTVFILIEGRRIGLRHLWLPIACTFSVGVSFGLPVFLALRERALSAD from the coding sequence ATGAAGCCGGCCGTTCTTGTCTACGCCCTGCTCGCCATTGCAGGGGCAGCGTTACCGCTGTCGCAATTCCTGCCCTGGTTCATGGAACACGGGCTGGATGTGCCTCGCTTTATCGCCGACCTTTTCGCGACGCGGATCGGCGGCTTCTTCGGCTGGGACGTGATCGTCTCAGCTGTCGTGCTGACCGTCTTCATCCTGATCGAAGGCAGGCGCATTGGCCTTCGCCATCTCTGGCTGCCGATTGCGTGTACGTTCAGCGTCGGCGTGTCGTTCGGCCTGCCGGTGTTTCTGGCGCTGCGCGAACGGGCACTCAGTGCCGACTAG